A genomic stretch from Thermonema lapsum includes:
- a CDS encoding class I SAM-dependent methyltransferase: MSTQKDITKKVSEYYTNKIKEHGISSQGVDWNSKESQFLRFEQLCKILPADKTTSFTILDYGCGYGALIEYLMQHYDNFKYIGYDVSDEMINKAKSLFKSEKYLFTNDENKLNKADYVVASGIFNVKLDTSKEDWKEYILNTLNKLNELSSVAFSFNILTSYSDAEYMRDHLYYADPLFYFDYCKRHFSRNVALLHDYGLYEFTILVRK, from the coding sequence ATGAGCACACAAAAAGATATTACTAAAAAAGTATCTGAATATTATACAAATAAAATTAAAGAACACGGAATTTCAAGCCAAGGTGTAGATTGGAATAGCAAAGAATCTCAATTTTTACGATTTGAACAACTATGTAAAATATTACCCGCCGACAAAACCACTTCTTTTACAATTTTAGATTATGGTTGCGGTTATGGTGCCCTTATTGAATATCTTATGCAACATTATGATAACTTTAAATATATTGGCTATGATGTTTCGGATGAAATGATAAACAAGGCAAAATCTCTTTTCAAAAGCGAAAAATATCTATTTACAAATGACGAGAATAAATTAAATAAAGCTGACTATGTGGTTGCGTCAGGAATCTTTAATGTAAAATTAGATACATCTAAAGAAGATTGGAAGGAATATATTTTAAACACCTTGAATAAATTAAATGAATTATCCTCTGTTGCATTTTCATTTAATATACTTACTTCTTATTCAGATGCAGAGTATATGAGAGATCATCTATATTATGCTGATCCGCTATTTTATTTTGATTACTGCAAAAGACATTTTTCCCGTAATGTGGCATTACTACATGACTATGGGCTTTATGAGTTTACAATTTTGGTAAGAAAATGA